A stretch of DNA from Nitrospirota bacterium:
TCTGTTCAGCAACGAGCCGGAATGCGACCCTCTGTACTTCGAGCGGAGTTCACGCGAGGCCGGCTACCATTGTATCGCCGGGCTGGATGAGGCCGGCAGGGGGCCGCTGGCGGGTCCGGTGGTTGCCGCCGCGGTGGTGCTGCCCGTCGGCCTGCTGATCCCCGGGCTCACTGATTCAAAACAGGTCCCTGAACAGGAGCGGGAGAGGCTTTTCGAGGTGATACAAGCCCGAGCGGTCTGTTACGGCGTCGGCATTGCCGATGAGCGGACCATCGACCTGGTGAACATCCTTCAGGCGACCATCATTGCCATGGAGCGGGCGCTCCAGGCGCTCGACCCGCAACCCGATTACCTGCTGCTTGACGCGATCTCCCTTCCGCGCGTTCCGCTCCCGCAAAAGCCGCTCATTAAGGGAGACTGCCGAAGCCACTCCATTGCAGCGGCGTCCATTCTTGCCAAGGTGACCCGGGACCGCATCATGCGTGAACTCCACAGACAATATCCCTGCTATAATTTTCAAAAACATAA
This window harbors:
- a CDS encoding ribonuclease HII, translating into MPRGRSRLREAYSERTADLFSNEPECDPLYFERSSREAGYHCIAGLDEAGRGPLAGPVVAAAVVLPVGLLIPGLTDSKQVPEQERERLFEVIQARAVCYGVGIADERTIDLVNILQATIIAMERALQALDPQPDYLLLDAISLPRVPLPQKPLIKGDCRSHSIAAASILAKVTRDRIMRELHRQYPCYNFQKHKGYGTKEHLLLLREHGPCDAHRRTFSPVARLLSGAAR